In a genomic window of Pedobacter sp. KBS0701:
- a CDS encoding ABC transporter ATP-binding protein — protein MEQKILDIHDLKREFVMGDQTVRALKGITFDIKAGEFVTIMGSSGSGKTTLLNILGCLDKPTEGSYLLDGVDVKSLNRDELAGLRNTKIGFVFQAYNLLPRTSALENVELPLFYNKTITAQERKERAIKSLESVKLAERFDHTPSQLSGGQQQRVAIARALVNHPVMILADEATGNLDTRTSYEIMALMQELNAEGKTIVFVTHEPDIAAFSTRTIMLRDGKIQKDSINQNQRSAKEALANLPESDDY, from the coding sequence ATGGAACAGAAGATATTAGATATACACGATTTAAAACGTGAGTTTGTAATGGGAGATCAAACCGTCAGGGCTTTGAAAGGCATTACTTTTGATATCAAGGCCGGCGAATTTGTAACCATTATGGGCAGTAGCGGCTCGGGTAAAACGACGCTTTTAAACATCCTGGGTTGTTTAGATAAACCTACTGAAGGTAGTTATCTGCTTGATGGTGTTGATGTTAAAAGCTTAAACCGTGACGAATTGGCTGGTTTGCGCAATACCAAAATCGGTTTTGTTTTCCAGGCTTATAACCTTTTGCCCAGAACATCGGCACTGGAGAATGTTGAGTTGCCCTTATTCTACAACAAAACCATCACGGCTCAAGAACGCAAGGAAAGGGCCATTAAATCGCTCGAATCGGTAAAACTTGCCGAGCGGTTTGATCATACCCCGAGTCAGCTTTCCGGGGGGCAACAACAGCGTGTGGCGATTGCCCGGGCTTTGGTTAATCATCCGGTGATGATCTTGGCAGATGAAGCTACCGGAAACCTGGATACCCGAACCTCTTATGAAATTATGGCATTGATGCAGGAATTGAATGCAGAAGGAAAAACCATCGTTTTTGTAACACATGAGCCTGATATCGCTGCTTTTAGTACCAGGACCATTATGCTTCGCGACGGAAAAATCCAAAAGGACAGCATTAACCAAAATCAACGTTCGGCCAAAGAGGCACTTGCCAATTTACCAGAATCGGATGATTACTAA
- a CDS encoding ABC transporter permease: MSIINLLKIAFRALKRNKLRAFLTMLGIIIGVAAVIAMMAIGEGSKQSIRSSLSGMGSNMITIMPQSNEPGGVRLQGSSIQTLKLEDITAIQKLQSKNINGLSPVVSTSGQAIKGGYNWPTTITGVSPEYLNIRQLKLQDGILFSENDVKSFAKVCLLGKTVIDNLFPDGSNPIGQIIRFKNIPFQVIGILEPKGQSNFGQDQDDIILAPYTTVQKRITATNYLQSIYASATTEASSATATTEISDAIRESHRLTAPETDDFQVRTQAELISTISSTSSMLTVLLTAIAGISLFIGGIGIMNIMYVSVTERTREIGLRMSIGARGQDVLMQFLIEAILISITGGIIGVILGVSSAYLISYFLNWPILISESSIIISFVVCAITGVFFGYYPAKKASNLDPIDALRYE, from the coding sequence ATGAGCATTATAAATTTATTAAAGATTGCCTTCAGGGCATTAAAAAGAAATAAGCTACGTGCTTTTTTAACCATGCTCGGCATCATTATTGGTGTGGCCGCGGTAATTGCCATGATGGCCATTGGTGAAGGTTCTAAACAAAGTATCAGGTCTTCATTATCAGGAATGGGTTCGAACATGATTACCATAATGCCCCAAAGCAATGAACCTGGTGGTGTGCGTTTACAGGGAAGCAGCATCCAAACCCTAAAACTGGAAGATATTACAGCGATTCAAAAATTACAGTCTAAAAATATAAATGGTTTATCCCCCGTGGTTTCTACCAGCGGACAGGCCATTAAGGGCGGCTATAACTGGCCAACAACCATTACCGGGGTAAGTCCGGAGTATTTGAACATTCGTCAGTTAAAACTCCAGGATGGTATTCTTTTTTCTGAAAATGATGTAAAAAGCTTCGCTAAGGTTTGTTTGTTGGGTAAAACCGTAATCGATAACCTATTTCCTGACGGAAGCAACCCAATCGGGCAAATCATCAGGTTTAAAAATATTCCTTTTCAGGTAATCGGTATTTTAGAGCCAAAAGGGCAGAGTAATTTTGGTCAGGATCAGGACGATATTATCTTAGCTCCCTACACTACCGTACAAAAAAGGATCACCGCAACCAATTATCTACAGAGTATTTATGCTTCTGCAACTACCGAAGCTTCAAGTGCAACTGCCACAACCGAAATATCTGACGCTATAAGAGAAAGCCACAGGTTAACTGCGCCAGAAACTGATGATTTTCAGGTTCGTACACAGGCCGAGTTAATCAGCACCATTAGTTCTACCAGTAGCATGTTAACCGTTCTTTTAACGGCTATTGCAGGTATTTCACTGTTTATCGGTGGTATTGGGATTATGAATATTATGTATGTTTCGGTTACTGAACGTACCCGCGAAATAGGTTTACGTATGTCTATCGGTGCCCGCGGACAAGATGTTTTGATGCAATTTTTAATAGAGGCTATCTTAATCAGTATTACAGGCGGAATTATCGGGGTGATTTTGGGTGTAAGTTCAGCATACCTCATCTCCTATTTTTTGAACTGGCCAATTTTAATTTCAGAATCTTCAATCATTATTTCCTTTGTTGTATGTGCCATTACAGGTGTTTTCTTCGGCTATTATCCAGCTAAAAAAGCCTCTAATTTAGATCCGATTGATGCATTAAGATACGAATAG
- a CDS encoding LytTR family DNA-binding domain-containing protein, whose translation MIRCLAIDDEPLALQLLADNISRIPFLELVASCDDAFAANRIMQEQSIDLIFIDIQMPGITGLQFIQSLIKKPMVIIVTAYKQYALDGFALDVVDYLMKPVSLDRFMKACNKAKDLYELKQSAEHNNLPKQDYMFVNVGYSLMKINFNEITYVEGLKDYIQIHISTSPKAAVVRMSMKSIEEQLPAYFERIHKSFIVNINQITSIRKNALFIDDKELPVSDSYKQVIEKLLK comes from the coding sequence ATGATAAGATGTTTAGCCATTGATGATGAGCCTTTAGCCCTGCAATTACTGGCTGACAACATTAGCCGTATTCCTTTTTTAGAATTGGTAGCCAGTTGTGATGATGCGTTTGCTGCCAATAGAATTATGCAGGAACAATCGATAGACCTGATTTTTATCGACATCCAGATGCCAGGCATTACGGGTTTACAGTTTATACAAAGTTTGATTAAAAAGCCAATGGTAATTATAGTAACCGCCTATAAACAATATGCACTGGATGGTTTTGCACTCGATGTAGTGGATTATTTAATGAAACCGGTATCGCTCGATCGTTTTATGAAAGCCTGTAATAAAGCAAAAGATCTTTACGAACTTAAACAATCAGCAGAACATAACAACCTACCCAAACAGGATTATATGTTTGTAAACGTTGGCTACAGCTTGATGAAGATCAATTTTAATGAGATTACCTACGTAGAAGGACTCAAAGATTATATCCAGATCCATATATCAACCAGTCCAAAAGCCGCGGTAGTGCGTATGAGTATGAAAAGTATAGAAGAACAACTGCCCGCTTATTTCGAAAGAATCCACAAATCATTTATCGTAAATATCAATCAAATAACATCGATTAGAAAAAACGCTTTATTTATTGACGATAAGGAATTGCCGGTAAGCGATAGCTATAAACAGGTAATTGAAAAGTTATTAAAATAA
- a CDS encoding LD-carboxypeptidase has product MNRKHFLSSFIATATILPAFKTLANTVENESSSFKIPPYLKPGDTIGITSPAGYITLEQIQPSVLQMQSWGFTIKIGDTIGKRDFTYGGTDDERLADFQKMLDDPTIKAIMCARGGYGFVRIIDKLDFSLFKRKPKWIIGFSDITVLHCHLAKNYGIASIHSKMCNSFPDDWSKAEPIQIETILSIKNALIGEQMGYTAPSNMNNRQGKVDGILVGGNLSIIETLAGSDSDLDTKGKILFIEDTGEYLYSVDRMLWNLKRSGKLKNLKGLIVGGFKIKPDDVGEEFGKTIYDSVLEKVKEYNYPVAFNFPVGHQRNNFALKCGVNHILIVNETGSVLRTI; this is encoded by the coding sequence ATGAACAGAAAACATTTCCTTTCTTCCTTTATCGCGACAGCAACTATACTTCCTGCTTTTAAAACACTCGCAAATACCGTTGAAAACGAAAGTTCATCATTTAAGATCCCTCCTTATTTGAAACCTGGTGATACCATTGGAATAACAAGTCCGGCGGGATATATTACCCTGGAGCAGATCCAGCCTTCAGTTTTACAGATGCAAAGTTGGGGTTTTACCATAAAAATTGGCGATACCATTGGTAAACGCGATTTTACCTATGGCGGTACCGATGATGAAAGGTTAGCGGATTTTCAGAAAATGCTTGATGATCCAACAATTAAAGCCATTATGTGTGCCCGCGGCGGTTATGGTTTTGTACGGATAATCGATAAACTCGATTTCTCTTTGTTCAAAAGAAAGCCGAAATGGATTATTGGCTTTAGTGATATTACCGTTTTACATTGCCATTTGGCCAAAAACTATGGCATTGCCTCTATCCATTCCAAAATGTGCAATAGTTTTCCTGATGATTGGAGTAAAGCCGAACCTATACAGATTGAAACAATTCTATCCATAAAAAATGCTTTGATTGGGGAACAAATGGGCTATACTGCTCCTTCTAACATGAATAACCGGCAAGGAAAAGTTGATGGCATCTTAGTGGGCGGAAACCTGAGTATCATCGAAACTTTGGCAGGAAGTGATTCTGATTTGGATACAAAAGGGAAAATACTCTTCATCGAAGATACTGGCGAATACCTCTACAGCGTTGACAGGATGTTGTGGAACCTAAAACGCAGCGGCAAACTGAAAAACCTAAAGGGATTAATCGTTGGTGGTTTTAAAATCAAACCTGATGATGTTGGCGAAGAATTCGGCAAAACCATTTATGATAGCGTATTAGAAAAAGTAAAGGAATACAATTATCCTGTAGCTTTCAATTTCCCTGTTGGGCACCAACGAAATAATTTCGCCCTAAAATGTGGTGTAAATCACATTTTGATCGTAAACGAAACGGGTTCGGTATTACGGACGATTTAA
- a CDS encoding sensor histidine kinase: protein MTINFSKKWIKITLHILVWVVLITLPYIINVNRSRPPHPLSSYEENQFLRLNFISYFYWIAIFYLNHKVLIPSFFYRKKYLWYGLSFIGCLLLAITIHSILFRILLPDFDFNLGRTLWFNTPTFLLTIAASTAFTMISDRINEEKRALQREQENMKTELSFLRSQISPHFIFNVLNNIVALVRLKSNELEPTVMKLSGLMQYMLYETDEEKVSIKTETEYLQAYIDLQKQRFGKKVAIETNINIESEFDEIEPMLLIPFIENAFKHGVGMIEKPQIFVDLKTENELLTFTVGNKYSEDENEVKDAASGIGLANVSRRLNLLYGKEHQLEIEKKDGWFNVYLTLKLTV from the coding sequence ATGACAATTAATTTCTCCAAAAAGTGGATAAAAATTACACTCCATATTCTGGTATGGGTGGTTTTGATCACTTTGCCTTATATAATTAATGTTAACCGTAGCCGTCCCCCTCACCCGCTAAGCAGTTACGAAGAAAACCAGTTCCTGCGCTTAAATTTCATCAGTTACTTTTACTGGATTGCTATATTTTATTTAAATCATAAGGTTTTAATTCCATCATTTTTTTATAGAAAGAAATATTTGTGGTATGGTTTATCGTTTATTGGCTGTTTACTTTTGGCCATTACCATTCACTCTATATTATTCAGGATTTTACTGCCTGATTTTGATTTCAACCTCGGCCGTACACTTTGGTTTAATACGCCAACATTTTTGTTGACTATTGCGGCCAGTACGGCTTTTACCATGATTTCTGACCGGATTAACGAAGAGAAAAGAGCTTTGCAGCGCGAACAGGAGAATATGAAAACCGAACTTTCATTTTTACGTTCGCAGATCAGTCCACACTTTATTTTCAATGTTTTAAATAACATTGTGGCATTGGTAAGACTAAAAAGCAATGAATTGGAGCCAACAGTGATGAAATTATCCGGTTTGATGCAATATATGCTTTATGAAACCGATGAGGAAAAGGTGTCCATCAAAACAGAAACCGAATACCTGCAGGCTTATATTGATCTGCAAAAACAGCGTTTCGGTAAAAAGGTAGCGATAGAAACGAACATTAATATTGAAAGCGAGTTTGATGAAATTGAACCTATGTTACTGATCCCGTTTATTGAAAATGCTTTTAAACATGGTGTTGGGATGATCGAAAAACCACAGATCTTTGTTGATTTAAAAACAGAAAATGAACTTTTGACGTTTACTGTCGGGAATAAATATAGTGAAGATGAAAATGAGGTAAAAGATGCTGCATCAGGCATTGGCCTTGCAAATGTAAGCAGAAGGTTAAATTTACTTTATGGCAAAGAACATCAGCTGGAAATTGAGAAAAAAGATGGCTGGTTTAATGTTTACCTCACTTTAAAATTAACAGTATGA
- a CDS encoding efflux RND transporter periplasmic adaptor subunit, with amino-acid sequence MKKKTIFIIIGIAVALFAVWYFALRKKEQVVVLETEKPKMGYISENVTATGKVQPVDTVAVGTQVSGTIKTLYADFNSKVKKGQLLAELDKTLFEATVNQYQANLVSAQSALVYQQGNFSRQSNLYKVGAVSKADYDNALYTYNASKASANSIKAQLASAEKNLSLASIYSPIDGTVLSRSVSEGTTVAASFSTPTIFSIAKDLTKMQVEASVDEADVGDISKGERATFTVDAFLNDTFKGTIQEIRLSPSISSNVVTYKTIINTSNDANKLKPGMTANITIFTKEVNNALLIPTKAIKFAPDSTLAGKYQMTWVNPDRKPAGADEAYVWVQKSPNELLQKKIKTGINDNTHVEVLSGLAAADVVITGSKSMGKSQAAAQGQFSPFMPKRPGGNRRK; translated from the coding sequence ATGAAAAAGAAAACAATATTTATTATCATTGGTATCGCAGTTGCATTGTTTGCGGTTTGGTACTTCGCACTGCGTAAAAAAGAACAGGTGGTTGTTCTCGAAACCGAAAAACCTAAAATGGGTTATATTTCCGAAAATGTTACGGCCACAGGAAAGGTGCAGCCAGTCGATACGGTAGCTGTAGGTACCCAGGTTTCGGGAACCATTAAAACGCTATATGCAGATTTTAACTCGAAGGTAAAAAAAGGACAGTTATTGGCAGAATTGGATAAAACCCTGTTTGAGGCTACTGTAAATCAATATCAGGCCAACCTGGTAAGTGCTCAGAGTGCATTGGTTTACCAGCAGGGCAATTTCAGCCGTCAAAGTAACCTGTATAAGGTTGGTGCGGTGAGCAAAGCAGACTATGATAATGCACTATACACCTATAATGCTTCAAAAGCATCGGCGAATAGCATTAAGGCTCAACTCGCTTCTGCTGAAAAGAATCTGTCGCTGGCGAGCATTTATTCTCCCATTGACGGAACCGTGCTTTCAAGGAGTGTTAGTGAAGGAACAACTGTAGCGGCCAGCTTTAGCACACCAACCATTTTCAGTATTGCGAAAGATCTGACTAAAATGCAGGTAGAAGCTTCTGTAGATGAGGCAGATGTAGGGGATATCTCAAAAGGAGAACGAGCGACGTTTACTGTTGATGCTTTTTTAAACGATACTTTTAAAGGAACCATACAAGAAATCAGGTTAAGTCCTTCCATTTCCTCAAATGTAGTTACCTATAAAACCATCATCAATACTTCAAATGATGCGAATAAGTTAAAACCAGGTATGACAGCAAACATCACCATCTTCACTAAAGAGGTAAATAATGCACTGCTTATCCCTACAAAGGCAATAAAATTTGCTCCGGATTCAACTTTAGCGGGTAAATATCAAATGACCTGGGTTAACCCAGACAGGAAACCTGCCGGAGCAGATGAGGCTTATGTTTGGGTACAAAAAAGTCCAAACGAATTGCTGCAGAAGAAAATTAAAACCGGTATAAATGACAATACACATGTTGAAGTTTTGTCTGGATTAGCAGCAGCAGATGTAGTAATTACAGGTTCAAAAAGTATGGGTAAAAGTCAGGCGGCAGCACAAGGTCAATTCAGTCCTTTTATGCCAAAACGCCCGGGCGGTAACAGAAGAAAATAA
- a CDS encoding TolC family protein, which yields MSRYIKYIVVLILLSAGYKTKAQDIPQVWDLKTAIEYAKEKNISINTLKLSSQTAEQNLIASKAAVLPNLSGNVSQAITNYKSGLQNTSGFGLSSDMTLYNGSYLKNEIKSKELSLQTANLSVEAAKNDITISITQAYLNILLARENITYLKDLLTTSEAQVKQSEQQFKFGTIAKKDLLQLQATYANDKYTLVTAQNTLQQNILTLKQLLQLPTATPFEVSATDTVAVAPALDNLASAQDQALRTRPEIKSGELNIQLQTTELAKAKSTLRPTLSLGGSLNAGYNNNNIGGYGYQLNNSFYQNLGLTLSIPIFDRKVTKTNVAKANIGIEQARLSLLDAKTTLTQNVERAYINVQNANSQYAAAQEQFKYTSEALRISNAALKEGTNNIVENLQQKNLYVQALQAFVQAKYTASLYTKIYNFYTGVPITN from the coding sequence ATGAGCAGATACATTAAATATATTGTCGTACTCATTTTGCTTAGTGCGGGCTACAAAACCAAAGCTCAGGATATCCCACAGGTTTGGGATCTGAAAACGGCTATCGAGTATGCCAAAGAAAAAAATATCAGCATCAATACCTTAAAGCTGAGTTCTCAAACGGCTGAGCAAAATTTAATTGCTTCAAAAGCCGCTGTACTCCCAAATTTATCCGGAAATGTTTCACAAGCCATCACCAATTATAAATCCGGTTTGCAAAATACAAGTGGTTTTGGCTTAAGTTCGGATATGACGCTTTACAATGGAAGTTATTTAAAAAACGAAATCAAGTCTAAAGAACTCAGTCTGCAAACGGCAAATCTATCAGTAGAAGCGGCTAAAAATGATATTACCATTTCCATCACCCAAGCTTATCTGAATATTTTATTGGCCAGAGAAAACATCACCTATTTAAAAGATCTGTTAACTACCAGCGAAGCTCAGGTTAAACAATCAGAGCAGCAATTTAAATTTGGAACCATTGCCAAAAAAGACCTTTTGCAGTTGCAGGCCACTTACGCCAATGATAAATATACTTTGGTTACTGCACAGAATACTTTACAGCAAAATATTTTAACTTTAAAACAGCTGTTGCAATTGCCTACAGCTACTCCTTTTGAAGTAAGTGCAACCGATACCGTTGCAGTTGCCCCGGCATTGGACAATTTGGCTTCAGCACAAGATCAAGCCCTGCGTACCCGTCCGGAAATTAAAAGCGGAGAATTGAATATCCAGCTTCAAACTACCGAACTGGCCAAAGCAAAATCAACCTTGCGCCCTACGCTGAGTTTAGGAGGATCGCTAAATGCAGGTTATAACAATAATAATATTGGAGGTTATGGATACCAGTTAAATAATAGCTTTTATCAAAACTTAGGCCTAACACTTTCCATCCCGATTTTTGATAGAAAAGTGACCAAAACAAATGTGGCGAAAGCAAATATTGGTATCGAGCAGGCCCGTTTATCACTTTTAGATGCTAAAACAACTTTGACTCAAAATGTAGAACGGGCTTACATTAATGTACAAAATGCAAATAGCCAGTATGCCGCTGCGCAGGAACAGTTTAAATATACAAGCGAGGCATTAAGGATTTCGAACGCAGCTTTAAAAGAAGGTACCAATAATATTGTAGAGAACCTGCAACAGAAAAATTTATATGTACAGGCATTACAGGCCTTTGTTCAGGCAAAATATACAGCAAGCCTTTATACCAAAATCTATAATTTTTATACGGGAGTTCCTATTACTAACTAA